Proteins found in one Streptococcus mitis genomic segment:
- a CDS encoding GNAT family N-acetyltransferase — MIQARNKLSQEELFEAKKLINCCQNYDGTYRDPYLSNMLNFDPNMPAFFLYYEKGELVGLLTVYADDQDVEVTILVHPNHRRQGIARALFTSFERETASFPIRSVTFQTERVFLDRHPDLVSNLGLVEDEETETWLGKDRSPYPLAKLSNLEALLADSSYQDQIGQLKFQAFSEEHESREIVDRYVAEALKDPESRLYILLKDGQVIGTCTVDLSSDTNYFYGLAISEPERGKGYGSYLAKSLVNQLIEQNEKEFQIAVEDSNVGAKRLYEKIGFVKQTQVVYLNEKGARDSEV; from the coding sequence ATGATTCAAGCAAGAAACAAGTTAAGCCAAGAGGAGTTATTTGAGGCGAAAAAACTAATTAACTGTTGCCAAAACTATGACGGTACCTACCGTGATCCCTATCTCTCTAACATGCTTAATTTTGACCCAAACATGCCCGCCTTTTTCCTTTATTATGAAAAAGGCGAACTTGTTGGTTTATTAACTGTCTATGCTGATGACCAAGATGTGGAAGTGACGATACTGGTTCATCCAAATCATCGCCGTCAGGGAATTGCGCGTGCATTGTTTACTAGTTTTGAGAGAGAAACAGCTTCTTTTCCTATTCGTTCAGTTACTTTTCAGACAGAGCGTGTTTTTCTAGACCGCCATCCTGATTTAGTCAGCAATTTGGGACTGGTTGAGGATGAAGAGACAGAAACCTGGTTAGGTAAGGATAGAAGCCCTTATCCGTTAGCAAAACTTTCTAATCTTGAAGCTTTGTTAGCAGATAGTTCGTATCAGGATCAAATTGGCCAATTAAAATTTCAGGCATTCTCAGAGGAACATGAATCTAGAGAAATTGTGGATAGATATGTCGCTGAAGCTCTGAAGGATCCAGAAAGTCGCCTATATATTTTATTAAAAGATGGTCAGGTTATTGGAACTTGCACGGTTGATTTATCGAGCGATACGAATTACTTCTACGGTTTAGCAATATCGGAACCTGAACGTGGGAAAGGCTATGGAAGCTACTTAGCAAAATCCCTTGTCAACCAACTGATTGAGCAAAATGAAAAGGAATTTCAGATTGCAGTAGAAGATAGCAATGTAGGTGCCAAGCGCTTGTATGAAAAAATTGGCTTTGTCAAACAGACTCAAGTGGTTTATCTAAATGAGAAAGGAGCAAGGGATTCCGAAGTGTAG
- the cysE gene encoding serine O-acetyltransferase, with translation MGWWRETIDIVKENDPAARTTLEVLLTYPGVKALAAHRLSHFLWKHGFKLLARMNSQFWRFWTQIEIHPGAQIDSGVFIDHGSGLVIGETAIVEKGVLLYHGVTLGGTGKDVGKRHPTVRKGALISAHAQVIGPVEIGENAKVGAAAVVVADVPSDVTVVGIPAKIVRVHGKKDEPVIHEVEEKREYYVNKLEQAKEASHRSSGL, from the coding sequence ATGGGATGGTGGCGCGAAACCATTGATATCGTAAAAGAAAATGATCCAGCGGCCCGCACCACTTTGGAGGTTTTGCTGACTTATCCAGGTGTCAAGGCCTTGGCGGCCCACCGTCTCTCGCATTTTCTATGGAAGCATGGCTTCAAACTCTTGGCTCGTATGAATAGTCAGTTTTGGCGCTTTTGGACTCAGATTGAGATTCATCCAGGTGCCCAGATTGATTCAGGTGTCTTTATCGACCATGGTTCTGGTCTGGTGATTGGGGAAACAGCGATCGTTGAAAAAGGCGTTCTCCTTTATCATGGAGTGACTCTTGGTGGAACTGGTAAGGATGTTGGCAAACGACATCCGACGGTTCGTAAGGGAGCTCTCATATCAGCCCATGCCCAAGTTATCGGACCTGTGGAAATCGGTGAAAATGCCAAGGTTGGAGCAGCAGCAGTTGTCGTGGCAGATGTACCTAGTGATGTGACGGTTGTCGGTATTCCGGCCAAGATTGTCCGAGTTCATGGTAAGAAAGATGAGCCGGTCATTCACGAAGTCGAAGAAAAACGAGAGTATTATGTCAATAAACTCGAGCAGGCTAAAGAAGCCAGTCACAGATCTTCTGGTTTGTAG